From one Synechocystis sp. PCC 6803 substr. PCC-P genomic stretch:
- a CDS encoding NACHT domain-containing NTPase, with protein sequence MSQQNYNWKRFWCPRSGNISLRDGGYLDDPNTKWGKACNPDLVSLEDIAEIPCLVLLGEPGVGKTHELEKLQRFTEETICEYSKVLGLNLRTFTNLKEDLFRDKTFSDWLEGHYHLHLFLDSLDEGLLNVKSLAIGLVDEFKKPKYRSHINRLHLRLTCRTLAFPSILEEALKALWEESNFAIYELAPLRRIDVINAVEAEGFSSDDFLKAINQRDIVPLAIKPISLGFLLNTYRRHNSQFPPEQKRYESYLEGCKCLCEEVSKCRHALKETGNLDIDQRLIVAARIAAVTIFANRFAVWIDVEQGQVPAEDVPRQKLCFGYEESNGREFEITQEVIQEVLDTGLFSSRGLHRMGWAHQTYAEFFAAWYLTQRNIDLSKIKTLLYSSADSTPKLIPQLHETAVWLASMRDNVFQEIIKTDPDVLLQTDIPTDSELRATIVANLLMQYEEEKLFDRGFCNVRNYAKLKHSGLAEQLKVYICDSSKKEDTRRIAIDIAIECNLSELQGDLAKLTLCPSQPISIRVNAARAISSIGDQSTRLKLKSLALNVLPEDEQDELKAYALKALWPRQLTAEELFQALTPSKRINLLGMHRYFLESELVPQLDSEDLVIALDWLKTQGVRCFGHPFEELGDAILLKAWEHVNVPGVLEGFTQVALLQWKEHQKLISHSPSLQAQFQESLLGNNQKRYALIENLVESIAEKDEDEDFYFLTSSMTEPIISSNDVDWMLEKLQDSNHEKIQRAWAKIIEEVFDRRDTKQISEIIKATQNNSILSDVFSYYFTPIELDSEEVTQLRDHYLKMKNSWNKPDLLDPPPKERVIDCLEQLESGDLSAWWRLNREMTLLPQSKRYGHNLKLDLTQLPGWKEAEQATKKRIIQGAIQYIQQQTNIDYSWIGTNTYNFSELYGCKALQLILTEAPRTLDNFSTDIWKRWTPIILSVPNSFIDSNPRKNCRKLVSLSYHHSPDEFLTTLLKLIDKENQDNNIFVIDRLEMCWDEKLENNLTEKVKDSQLKPNVFRKLLEKLIEQGAVQAKDIALSTIRNYTNSEFDSERQKALFAIKALITYSDPDSWNVIWEKITADVQFGREAFELAASCNLSGIKFDLTEKQIADLYAWLVWQYPHYEDPDHRNEVMAYIVSPRDNIAFFRNNSLSQLRDKGTIEACAELERLIQELPHLPWLKETLTYAQQNMRRETWRPFKPDKLLEFLIIPEPSNLDLSNQLSTIDKRTEKMEDEPKIINNISDSTINAPVGTSGVTSNNVTCSSPEKQKRFNWEILFGVIGIIGVIATVVGIFFNGIFNDVLKDSLNGSPSKIEQQAMPKN encoded by the coding sequence ATGTCGCAACAAAACTATAATTGGAAGCGGTTCTGGTGTCCTCGCTCAGGTAACATAAGTCTGAGAGATGGCGGTTACTTAGACGATCCAAATACAAAATGGGGCAAAGCATGTAACCCAGATCTGGTGAGTTTAGAAGATATTGCTGAGATTCCTTGCCTTGTTTTATTGGGGGAGCCTGGCGTTGGCAAAACCCACGAACTAGAAAAGCTACAACGATTTACCGAAGAAACAATCTGCGAATATAGTAAAGTCCTGGGCTTGAATCTTCGAACCTTTACTAATTTAAAAGAGGATTTGTTTAGGGATAAAACTTTTTCCGACTGGTTAGAGGGTCATTATCACCTCCATTTGTTTTTGGACAGTCTTGATGAAGGACTCTTGAACGTCAAATCCTTGGCGATAGGATTGGTTGATGAGTTTAAGAAACCTAAATATCGAAGTCATATTAATCGTCTTCATCTCCGTTTAACTTGTCGAACTTTGGCGTTTCCATCCATTTTAGAAGAAGCTCTAAAAGCTCTTTGGGAAGAAAGTAACTTTGCAATTTATGAACTAGCTCCACTTCGCCGTATAGACGTAATCAACGCTGTGGAAGCTGAAGGTTTTTCTTCCGATGACTTTCTGAAAGCGATTAACCAAAGGGATATTGTACCCCTAGCGATTAAACCAATCTCTCTAGGATTTTTATTGAATACATACCGCCGTCATAACAGCCAATTTCCTCCAGAACAGAAACGTTATGAATCTTATCTTGAAGGATGCAAGTGTCTTTGCGAAGAAGTAAGTAAATGTCGTCATGCCTTAAAGGAGACAGGCAATTTAGATATTGATCAACGACTGATTGTGGCAGCTCGAATTGCCGCCGTTACGATCTTTGCTAATCGATTTGCTGTGTGGATTGATGTCGAACAGGGACAAGTTCCGGCTGAAGATGTTCCTCGTCAAAAGTTATGTTTCGGTTATGAAGAATCAAATGGAAGAGAATTTGAGATTACTCAAGAAGTAATTCAAGAAGTTTTAGATACTGGTTTATTTTCATCTCGTGGATTGCATCGAATGGGATGGGCACACCAAACCTATGCTGAGTTTTTTGCGGCTTGGTATTTGACGCAACGAAACATTGACTTATCAAAGATTAAGACATTGTTGTATTCATCTGCTGATTCCACTCCTAAGCTTATTCCACAACTTCATGAAACAGCAGTTTGGTTAGCTTCCATGAGGGATAATGTGTTTCAAGAGATAATTAAAACTGATCCTGACGTTCTTTTGCAAACCGATATACCTACTGATTCAGAGCTTCGAGCGACAATTGTTGCTAATTTATTAATGCAATATGAGGAAGAAAAATTATTTGATCGAGGATTTTGCAACGTTCGTAATTACGCAAAATTAAAACATTCTGGGCTAGCTGAGCAGTTGAAAGTTTATATTTGTGATTCCAGCAAGAAAGAGGATACACGAAGGATAGCAATTGATATTGCCATAGAGTGTAATCTCTCTGAGCTTCAAGGTGACTTAGCAAAGCTAACTCTTTGTCCATCACAGCCAATAAGTATAAGAGTTAATGCCGCCCGTGCTATTAGTTCAATAGGTGATCAATCTACAAGATTAAAGCTAAAGTCCCTTGCACTCAATGTTTTACCGGAAGATGAGCAAGATGAACTAAAAGCCTATGCGTTGAAAGCACTCTGGCCAAGGCAACTAACAGCCGAAGAATTATTTCAGGCGCTCACTCCATCGAAAAGGATAAATTTGCTTGGAATGCATCGATATTTTCTTGAGTCTGAGTTAGTTCCACAACTTGATTCCGAAGATTTAGTTATTGCTCTCGACTGGCTGAAAACTCAAGGTGTGCGATGCTTTGGGCATCCATTTGAAGAACTAGGAGATGCAATTCTGCTAAAAGCATGGGAACACGTTAACGTTCCTGGAGTACTGGAGGGTTTTACGCAAGTAGCATTATTACAATGGAAAGAGCATCAGAAACTCATTAGTCATTCTCCGAGTTTACAAGCCCAATTTCAAGAATCACTTTTGGGAAACAATCAAAAGCGTTATGCTCTTATTGAAAATTTAGTTGAAAGCATTGCAGAAAAAGATGAAGATGAAGATTTTTATTTTTTAACAAGCTCAATGACAGAACCAATTATAAGCTCCAATGATGTTGATTGGATGCTAGAAAAACTCCAAGATTCCAACCATGAAAAAATTCAAAGAGCGTGGGCTAAAATAATCGAGGAAGTATTTGATCGTCGAGATACAAAGCAGATAAGTGAAATTATTAAAGCCACTCAAAACAACTCTATTCTTAGTGACGTTTTTAGTTATTACTTTACTCCTATTGAGTTGGACTCAGAAGAAGTGACTCAATTACGTGATCATTATCTTAAAATGAAAAATTCCTGGAATAAGCCGGACTTGCTAGATCCTCCACCAAAAGAAAGAGTTATTGACTGTTTAGAGCAGTTAGAATCGGGAGATTTATCCGCATGGTGGCGACTAAATCGAGAAATGACTTTACTGCCACAAAGCAAACGTTATGGTCATAACTTAAAATTAGATCTGACTCAGCTTCCGGGATGGAAAGAAGCAGAGCAAGCAACAAAAAAAAGAATTATTCAGGGGGCAATTCAATATATTCAACAGCAAACAAATATAGATTATAGCTGGATAGGAACAAATACATATAATTTTTCCGAATTGTATGGTTGCAAGGCATTACAGTTAATCTTGACGGAAGCTCCAAGAACTTTAGACAATTTTTCAACGGATATATGGAAAAGATGGACACCCATAATCCTGTCAGTTCCTAATAGTTTTATTGACTCAAATCCAAGAAAAAATTGCCGAAAATTAGTCAGCCTCTCATATCACCATTCTCCAGATGAATTTTTGACAACGCTTTTAAAATTGATTGACAAAGAAAATCAAGATAATAATATTTTTGTGATTGATCGCTTAGAGATGTGTTGGGATGAAAAATTAGAAAATAACTTGACAGAAAAAGTAAAAGATTCTCAATTAAAGCCTAACGTATTTAGAAAGCTATTAGAAAAACTTATTGAGCAAGGAGCTGTTCAAGCCAAAGATATCGCTTTATCCACAATACGAAATTATACTAATAGTGAATTTGATAGTGAACGGCAAAAAGCATTGTTCGCCATTAAAGCACTTATCACTTATTCAGATCCAGATAGCTGGAATGTAATATGGGAAAAAATTACGGCAGATGTACAGTTTGGACGCGAGGCATTTGAATTAGCCGCTTCTTGTAATTTAAGTGGAATCAAGTTTGACTTGACTGAAAAACAAATTGCAGATTTATATGCCTGGTTAGTGTGGCAGTATCCTCATTATGAAGATCCGGATCATCGAAACGAAGTAATGGCTTATATAGTTAGCCCTAGAGATAATATTGCATTTTTTAGGAATAACTCTTTATCACAATTAAGAGACAAAGGGACCATCGAAGCCTGTGCTGAACTTGAGCGTCTTATCCAGGAGCTTCCCCATCTCCCTTGGTTAAAAGAAACGCTAACTTATGCACAACAAAATATGCGCCGTGAAACTTGGCGACCTTTTAAACCAGATAAACTTCTTGAATTTTTAATTATTCCAGAGCCTTCTAATTTAGATTTATCTAATCAACTTAGTACCATAGATAAGAGGACAGAAAAAATGGAAGATGAGCCCAAAATTATCAACAATATTTCAGATTCAACAATTAATGCTCCGGTCGGTACAAGTGGTGTAACAAGTAATAACGTGACTTGTTCTAGTCCAGAGAAACAAAAAAGATTTAATTGGGAGATTCTGTTTGGAGTGATTGGAATAATTGGAGTTATTGCAACAGTAGTTGGTATTTTTTTTAATGGTATATTTAACGATGTGCTAAAGGATAGTTTAAATGGTTCCCCTTCAAAGATTGAACAACAAGCGATGCCCAAAAATTAA
- a CDS encoding Uma2 family endonuclease, producing the protein MLALQPRFKSFDEYLAYEDDTDQLYELFNGELIAVPTESGLNFQIATFLLLKFAEIVGYRRVRGHGLELEVHGEPKNRFPDLTIIREEHIAQLAKRNTIRLSMLPPLLVVEVVSPGELQRERDYIAKRQQYQACGIPEYWIVDPQTQTVLVLELLAGCYQEVGNFKEVMAIQSPTFPQLSLTVNEIFKDL; encoded by the coding sequence ATGTTAGCGCTCCAACCCCGCTTTAAAAGCTTTGACGAGTATCTTGCGTACGAAGACGATACTGATCAACTCTATGAATTATTCAATGGGGAATTAATCGCTGTGCCGACGGAATCGGGTTTAAACTTTCAAATTGCCACATTTTTACTGCTCAAATTTGCTGAAATTGTCGGTTATCGACGGGTACGGGGACACGGTTTAGAACTAGAAGTTCACGGCGAACCCAAAAACCGTTTTCCTGATTTGACGATTATTCGAGAAGAGCATATTGCCCAATTAGCTAAACGCAATACGATTCGGTTATCGATGTTACCGCCCTTGCTAGTGGTGGAAGTTGTCAGTCCGGGGGAATTACAACGGGAGCGGGACTACATTGCGAAGCGTCAACAATATCAAGCCTGTGGCATTCCTGAATATTGGATTGTCGATCCCCAAACCCAAACGGTCTTGGTTTTAGAATTATTAGCCGGTTGTTATCAGGAAGTAGGTAATTTTAAAGAGGTAATGGCAATTCAGTCCCCTACGTTTCCCCAGTTATCGTTAACTGTTAATGAAATTTTTAAGGATCTTTGA
- a CDS encoding TldD/PmbA family protein, protein MLDIQAIADHAHQGAAALGIKQYDIYGSSVDDAGVEVDSGEPKQVEASNRASVIVRVWNEKGLVGVTSTTDLDQAGISLALETAAEASAFGITDNIPDFSPEAQVPIGGAENDVAEPAPMGDLITTLVKAEQDLLASHPAITGVPYNGLSEQTTERFYLNSAGAKRYECRSYASIYLYSRAEQEGKKPRSAGEMKISRDLASLDIDGCLQTVKEKTLSHLDYRPIPTGKYTVVFSARAFLSLLGAFSNLYNAQSILDKQSLATKETLGTAIASELLCVSDDALHPGNISAERFDGEGTPTRRVDIIKNGVLTGLLHSAGTAKRFDTQPTGHANIGSKITVGAHFYHVYSEKTAEKSYSLDQAENVVYIDKLQALHAGVNSLQGSFSLPFDGWLVNKGEKQSIDAATVAGDFLEVLKTIVYLEPEAEVTPGGVCPLVWVEGLAITGE, encoded by the coding sequence ATGCTCGATATTCAGGCGATCGCCGACCATGCTCACCAGGGAGCCGCTGCACTGGGAATTAAACAATATGACATCTACGGTTCTTCCGTGGATGATGCCGGAGTGGAGGTGGATTCTGGAGAACCGAAGCAGGTGGAAGCGTCAAACCGGGCCAGTGTAATTGTGCGAGTCTGGAACGAAAAGGGTTTGGTGGGGGTAACCAGCACCACGGATTTGGACCAAGCCGGCATTAGTTTAGCCCTGGAAACCGCCGCCGAAGCCAGTGCTTTTGGCATCACAGATAATATTCCCGACTTCAGCCCCGAAGCCCAAGTGCCCATCGGTGGCGCAGAGAATGACGTGGCGGAGCCGGCCCCTATGGGGGATTTAATTACCACACTAGTTAAAGCTGAGCAGGACTTATTGGCCAGCCATCCCGCCATCACCGGGGTGCCCTACAACGGTTTATCGGAACAGACCACGGAGCGGTTTTACCTGAACAGTGCTGGGGCCAAACGCTATGAATGCCGTTCCTATGCTTCCATTTATCTTTACAGTCGGGCAGAACAGGAAGGTAAAAAACCCCGCAGTGCCGGAGAAATGAAAATTAGTCGGGATTTGGCCAGCCTCGACATTGATGGTTGCTTACAAACAGTTAAAGAGAAAACCCTTAGCCATCTGGATTACCGCCCCATCCCCACCGGAAAATACACCGTCGTCTTTTCCGCCCGGGCTTTTTTGAGTTTGCTCGGTGCTTTTTCTAACCTTTACAATGCCCAAAGTATCCTCGATAAACAGTCCTTAGCTACCAAGGAAACCCTCGGCACGGCGATCGCCAGTGAACTGCTCTGTGTCAGCGATGATGCTCTGCACCCAGGGAATATCTCAGCGGAACGGTTTGACGGCGAAGGAACCCCCACCCGGAGAGTGGACATTATTAAAAATGGGGTTTTAACTGGCTTATTACACAGCGCTGGCACTGCTAAGCGGTTTGATACCCAACCCACTGGCCACGCTAACATCGGGTCTAAAATCACCGTCGGAGCCCACTTTTACCATGTGTATAGCGAGAAAACTGCTGAAAAAAGCTACAGTCTTGATCAAGCAGAAAACGTAGTTTATATCGATAAACTCCAAGCTCTCCACGCCGGGGTCAATTCCCTCCAAGGTTCCTTTTCCTTACCTTTTGATGGTTGGTTAGTAAATAAGGGTGAAAAGCAGAGTATTGATGCGGCCACCGTGGCAGGGGACTTTTTAGAAGTCTTAAAAACTATTGTTTACCTGGAACCGGAAGCAGAAGTCACCCCAGGGGGAGTGTGTCCCCTAGTTTGGGTGGAAGGATTGGCCATTACCGGGGAGTAG